In one Mycobacterium sp. NBC_00419 genomic region, the following are encoded:
- the lysS gene encoding lysine--tRNA ligase yields the protein MSSADAPDDDLHLETEGSEVPEQFRIRQGKRERLLAEGKDPYPVAVPRTHSLAEIRAAYPDLPADATTGDIVGVTGRVVFARNSGKLCFATLQEGDGTQLQAMISLAGVGEEALEQWKADVDLGDIVFVRGEVISSRRGELSVLADSWLMAAKALRPLPVAHKEMSEESRVRQRYVDLIVRPQARTVARQRIAVVRAVRNALDRRGFLEVETPMLQTLAGGAAARPFVTHSNALDTDLYLRIAPELFLKRCVVGGLEKVFELNRNFRNEGADSTHSPEFAMLETYQAWGTYDDSAVVTRELIQEVADEAVGTRQVPLPDGTIFDLDGEWPSIQMYPSLSEALGEEITPDTSLDYLLAIADRLEVEIPRDRGYGHGKLVEELWEHTVGDTLWAPTFVRDFPVETTPLTRQHRSIPGVTEKWDLYVRGVELATGYSELVDPVIQRERFEAQARAAAAGDDEAMALDEDFLAAMEYAMPPTTGTGMGIDRLLMVLTGLSIRETVLFPIVRRHGN from the coding sequence GTGAGCTCTGCTGATGCCCCGGACGATGACCTACACCTCGAGACTGAGGGATCTGAGGTCCCCGAGCAGTTCCGCATCCGGCAGGGCAAGCGAGAACGCCTGCTGGCCGAGGGCAAGGACCCGTACCCGGTGGCGGTGCCCCGCACCCATTCGCTGGCCGAGATCAGGGCCGCCTACCCGGACCTGCCCGCCGATGCCACCACCGGTGACATCGTCGGCGTCACCGGCCGGGTGGTCTTCGCCCGCAACTCGGGCAAGTTGTGCTTCGCCACGCTGCAGGAGGGTGACGGCACCCAGCTGCAGGCGATGATCAGCCTGGCCGGTGTCGGCGAGGAAGCCCTCGAGCAGTGGAAGGCCGATGTCGACCTCGGCGACATCGTGTTCGTGCGCGGTGAGGTGATCAGCTCGCGCCGCGGTGAGCTGTCGGTGCTTGCCGATTCCTGGCTGATGGCGGCCAAGGCGCTGCGCCCGCTGCCCGTCGCGCACAAGGAGATGAGCGAGGAATCGCGGGTCCGCCAGCGGTACGTCGACCTGATCGTGCGCCCGCAGGCGCGCACAGTGGCCCGCCAGCGCATCGCGGTGGTGCGGGCGGTGCGCAACGCCCTGGACCGGCGCGGCTTCCTCGAGGTGGAGACGCCGATGCTGCAGACGCTGGCCGGGGGAGCGGCAGCCCGGCCATTCGTCACGCATTCCAATGCGCTCGACACCGACCTCTACCTGCGAATCGCGCCGGAATTGTTCCTCAAGCGCTGTGTGGTGGGTGGTCTCGAGAAAGTTTTCGAGCTCAATCGCAACTTCCGTAACGAAGGTGCGGATTCGACACATTCGCCGGAATTCGCCATGTTGGAGACATATCAGGCGTGGGGAACCTACGACGATTCCGCGGTCGTCACCAGGGAACTTATTCAGGAAGTCGCTGACGAGGCGGTCGGTACGCGTCAGGTGCCATTGCCTGATGGCACAATCTTTGATCTTGACGGGGAATGGCCCTCGATTCAAATGTATCCATCGCTGTCGGAAGCTCTCGGCGAAGAGATCACGCCCGACACATCGCTGGATTACCTACTCGCTATTGCCGACCGGCTCGAAGTCGAGATCCCGCGTGATCGCGGCTACGGACACGGCAAGCTCGTCGAAGAACTGTGGGAACACACAGTCGGTGACACTTTGTGGGCTCCGACATTCGTGAGGGATTTTCCGGTGGAGACCACACCGCTGACCCGGCAGCACCGCAGCATCCCGGGCGTCACCGAAAAATGGGATCTCTACGTGCGCGGAGTGGAACTGGCCACCGGGTACTCCGAACTGGTCGACCCGGTCATCCAGCGGGAACGCTTCGAGGCCCAGGCCAGGGCGGCCGCCGCCGGCGATGACGAGGCGATGGCCCTCGACGAGGATTTCCTGGCGGCGATGGAGTACGCGATGCCACCGACCACCGGAACCGGAATGGGTATCGATCGATTGCTAATGGTTCTCACAGGATTGTCAATTCGGGAGACGGTATTGTTCCCGATTGTTCGTCGGCACGGCAACTGA
- a CDS encoding type III pantothenate kinase produces the protein MLLAIDVRNTHTVVGLISGSGDHAKVSQQWRIRTESEVTADELALTIEGLIGDDSELLTGATGLSTVPSVLHEVRLMLEQYWPTVPHVLIEPGVRTGIPLLVDNPKEVGADRIVNCLAAYAKFASPAIVVDFGSSICVDVVSAKGEFLGGAIAPGVQVSSDAAAARSAALRRVEMTRPRSVIGKNTVECMQAGAVFGFAGLVDGLVARIREDVDGFGGDDVSVVATGHTAPLLLPDLRTVAHYDKHLTLDGLRMVYERNRDNQRGKLKPAR, from the coding sequence GTGCTGCTCGCTATCGACGTCCGCAACACCCACACCGTCGTCGGGTTGATCTCCGGCTCGGGTGACCACGCGAAAGTGTCTCAGCAGTGGCGAATCCGAACGGAGTCCGAGGTCACCGCCGACGAGCTGGCGCTGACCATCGAAGGGCTCATCGGTGATGACTCCGAGCTGCTGACCGGAGCCACCGGCCTGTCCACGGTGCCGTCGGTGCTGCACGAGGTTCGGCTGATGCTCGAGCAGTACTGGCCGACAGTGCCGCATGTGCTCATCGAACCGGGGGTGCGCACCGGCATTCCGCTGCTCGTCGACAATCCCAAAGAGGTTGGCGCCGATCGCATCGTGAACTGCCTGGCCGCCTACGCCAAGTTCGCATCGCCGGCCATCGTGGTGGACTTCGGCTCGTCGATATGTGTCGACGTGGTATCGGCCAAGGGCGAATTCCTCGGCGGCGCAATAGCCCCCGGCGTCCAGGTGTCCTCCGATGCAGCAGCGGCCAGATCAGCGGCGCTGCGGCGGGTGGAGATGACGCGGCCGCGGTCGGTGATCGGCAAGAACACCGTCGAGTGCATGCAGGCCGGTGCGGTGTTCGGGTTCGCCGGTCTGGTCGACGGTCTGGTGGCCCGAATCCGTGAGGACGTCGACGGATTCGGTGGCGATGACGTCTCGGTCGTGGCCACCGGTCACACCGCCCCGCTGCTGCTGCCCGACCTGCGTACGGTCGCCCACTACGACAAGCACCTGACCCTCGACGGGCTGCGGATGGTCTACGAACGAAACCGGGACAACCAGCGCGGCAAGCTCAAGCCCGCGCGCTAA
- a CDS encoding alanine racemase, with protein MTPLINAAAVAALADEAVDWRFKGLPASWSGRTPAQIRAQRPDLFAAGPLGPVCVLRADALDHNLSTMARWCTRHGVELAPHGKTHMAPQLVARQFDAGACAVTAATISQVRTFRAFGIREVVLANELVDAAGLAWLAGDLDADPDFRLICWADSVRGVELMTEALDAAGARRPVDVCVELGAPGTRTGCRDDTVADAVAGAVVASPRLRLAGVAGYEAALGHDISATAVAPVRAYLTRLRNTAQRLAALCETGDMIVTAGGSTHFDLVAEELTGDWRTIVRSGAYLTNDDGLYLRTSPLTRPGAPADGFLAALHVWAQVCSRPEPGLALLTMGRRDVSFDQDMPVPQRLRQGAGWRSDVLTGCEVTKLNDQHAFVALTPAADGAVEVGDWIELGVSHPCTVFDKWQLIPVLDEDDRVVDLVRTFF; from the coding sequence ATGACGCCACTCATCAACGCCGCAGCTGTAGCAGCCCTGGCCGACGAGGCGGTGGACTGGCGCTTCAAGGGACTGCCGGCATCGTGGTCGGGTCGGACCCCGGCTCAGATCCGCGCACAACGGCCCGATCTGTTCGCCGCGGGGCCCCTGGGCCCGGTGTGCGTGCTGCGCGCCGACGCGCTCGACCACAACCTGTCGACGATGGCCCGCTGGTGTACCCGGCACGGCGTCGAACTCGCCCCGCACGGCAAGACGCACATGGCACCGCAGCTGGTGGCACGCCAGTTCGACGCCGGGGCGTGCGCGGTGACGGCCGCGACGATCAGCCAGGTGCGGACCTTCCGTGCGTTCGGCATCCGCGAGGTGGTGCTGGCCAACGAGCTGGTGGATGCGGCCGGGCTGGCCTGGCTGGCCGGTGACCTCGACGCCGACCCGGACTTCCGGCTGATCTGCTGGGCCGACTCGGTCCGCGGTGTGGAGTTGATGACCGAAGCGCTCGACGCCGCCGGAGCCCGCCGGCCGGTCGACGTGTGCGTGGAACTCGGTGCGCCCGGGACGAGAACGGGCTGCCGTGACGACACCGTCGCCGACGCGGTGGCCGGCGCGGTGGTGGCCAGCCCGCGACTGCGGCTGGCCGGGGTGGCCGGCTACGAGGCCGCACTGGGCCACGACATCTCGGCCACCGCGGTAGCCCCGGTGCGGGCATACCTCACCAGACTCAGGAACACCGCGCAACGGCTGGCAGCACTGTGCGAAACGGGCGACATGATCGTGACCGCAGGCGGCAGTACACATTTCGACCTGGTGGCCGAGGAACTCACCGGCGACTGGCGCACGATCGTGCGCAGCGGGGCGTACCTGACCAACGACGACGGGCTCTACCTGCGAACCTCGCCACTGACAAGGCCCGGCGCGCCCGCGGACGGCTTCCTGGCGGCGCTACACGTGTGGGCCCAGGTGTGTTCACGACCCGAGCCGGGGCTGGCGCTGTTGACGATGGGCCGCCGCGACGTGTCCTTCGATCAGGATATGCCTGTGCCGCAACGCCTTCGGCAGGGTGCGGGCTGGCGCAGTGACGTGCTGACGGGCTGCGAGGTCACCAAGCTCAACGACCAGCACGCCTTCGTTGCGCTGACCCCCGCGGCCGACGGGGCCGTGGAGGTCGGCGACTGGATCGAGCTCGGGGTGTCGCATCCGTGCACCGTGTTCGACAAGTGGCAGCTGATCCCGGTGCTCGACGAGGACGATCGGGTGGTCGATCTGGTCCGGACGTTCTTCTAG
- a CDS encoding MFS transporter has product MNPAVRNPRLVLSVVTMAAFFLSIDLTFVNVALPDIGRQFHASAPDLAWVVDAYTVALTSLLIPGAAVAERFGRKAVFICGMGFFAAASLAGGLAESLPLLLAARALMGIGAGMMLAPAMAITAMSFPAADRPRALAVWASAGALGMALGPVVGGLVVGALGWRWAFLLPVPVLVVGLAIGTMALPRGRGPDGIALDGWGTVLALVALPPLVAGLIEAPILGWSSPWTVGLLALGAALLALFVFYERRVPAPAFDVRVFSRPAVAGASLLLFASYVSFMGVLFLVTIELQDIAGLGPVRYGLVLVPMSAAYWLMSRVGARVARAGGARHAIGWGLAATVAAFTIPALAPNTVPWTLPALVLMGIGNGLLVPVAAAAVLNALPDRALGTSSALSVIARFAGGAVGVAAIASAVASAPTLDAGLTLGYWVGAVALLALAVAAGLQLTRTRRRTMGERGALDGGGRSWEPGQV; this is encoded by the coding sequence GTGAACCCGGCGGTCAGGAATCCCCGTCTGGTCCTGTCCGTCGTCACGATGGCGGCCTTCTTCCTGTCCATCGACCTGACGTTCGTCAATGTCGCGCTCCCGGATATCGGGCGGCAATTCCACGCGTCCGCGCCCGATCTGGCCTGGGTCGTGGACGCCTATACCGTGGCGCTTACGAGCCTTCTGATCCCCGGGGCCGCGGTGGCCGAGCGGTTCGGCCGCAAGGCGGTATTCATCTGCGGCATGGGCTTTTTCGCCGCGGCATCACTGGCAGGCGGGCTGGCGGAATCGCTTCCTCTCCTGCTCGCGGCGCGCGCGCTGATGGGTATCGGGGCCGGCATGATGCTGGCACCGGCGATGGCGATCACCGCGATGTCCTTTCCTGCAGCTGATCGCCCCCGCGCACTGGCCGTGTGGGCCTCGGCTGGAGCGCTGGGTATGGCGCTCGGCCCGGTAGTGGGAGGTTTGGTCGTCGGTGCGTTGGGCTGGCGATGGGCGTTCCTGCTGCCGGTGCCGGTTCTGGTGGTCGGACTGGCGATCGGGACGATGGCACTACCCCGTGGCCGCGGGCCCGATGGTATTGCCCTCGACGGCTGGGGAACGGTGCTGGCGCTGGTTGCCTTGCCGCCGTTGGTGGCAGGTCTCATCGAGGCGCCCATCCTGGGATGGTCCAGCCCGTGGACAGTCGGACTGCTCGCGCTCGGCGCGGCGCTGCTGGCACTGTTCGTGTTCTATGAACGGCGCGTGCCTGCGCCGGCGTTCGACGTCCGGGTGTTCAGTCGGCCAGCAGTGGCCGGGGCGTCGCTACTGCTATTCGCCTCCTACGTCTCATTTATGGGCGTGCTGTTCCTCGTCACTATCGAGCTGCAGGACATCGCGGGTCTCGGCCCGGTCCGCTACGGTCTCGTCCTGGTTCCCATGTCGGCCGCGTACTGGCTGATGTCGCGGGTGGGCGCGCGCGTTGCACGTGCCGGAGGCGCACGGCATGCGATCGGGTGGGGCCTGGCCGCGACAGTCGCCGCGTTCACGATTCCGGCGTTGGCGCCGAACACCGTGCCGTGGACCCTGCCCGCTCTTGTCCTGATGGGCATTGGCAACGGCCTGCTGGTGCCGGTGGCTGCGGCCGCAGTGCTCAACGCATTACCTGACCGTGCCCTGGGCACGTCGAGTGCGCTGTCGGTGATCGCCAGGTTCGCGGGCGGCGCCGTGGGCGTGGCAGCCATCGCCTCGGCCGTGGCCTCGGCTCCGACGCTGGACGCGGGGCTCACCTTGGGGTACTGGGTGGGCGCTGTTGCGCTGCTGGCGCTGGCAGTCGCCGCCGGGCTACAGCTGACCCGGACCAGGCGCCGCACCATGGGCGAACGCGGAGCCCTCGACGGGGGCGGCCGCTCCTGGGAGCCGGGCCAAGTCTGA
- the panC gene encoding pantoate--beta-alanine ligase, with protein sequence MKAGPQFSAGQLNVYPTPQSIADVTRALRHTGRRVMFVPTMGALHDGHLALVRAAKRVPGAVVVVSIFVNPLQFGANEDLDAYPRTLDSDLDLLRGEDVEVVFAPAASAMYPDGQRTTVHPGPLGAELEGAVRPTHFAGMLTVVLKLLQIVRPDRAFFGEKDYQQLVLIRQMVADLNVDVRIVGVPTVREADGLAMSSRNRYLNPEEREQACALSSALLAGMYAASGGVEPALDAARAVLDEVPAIEVDYLEVRGPQLEPAPLYGPARMLIAARLGGTRLLDNIAIDLSTNAAPPGVGHDENNEISWRN encoded by the coding sequence ATCAAGGCGGGGCCGCAGTTCAGCGCCGGGCAACTCAACGTCTATCCGACTCCGCAGTCGATTGCCGACGTCACCCGGGCGCTGCGGCACACCGGACGGCGGGTGATGTTCGTACCGACCATGGGCGCGCTGCACGACGGTCATCTGGCTCTGGTCCGGGCCGCCAAGCGGGTGCCCGGTGCCGTCGTGGTGGTGTCGATCTTCGTCAACCCCTTGCAGTTCGGCGCCAACGAGGATCTCGACGCCTATCCGCGCACCCTGGACTCCGATCTGGACTTGCTGCGCGGCGAAGACGTCGAGGTGGTGTTCGCACCGGCCGCGTCGGCGATGTATCCCGACGGGCAACGCACCACCGTCCATCCCGGCCCGCTCGGGGCGGAACTGGAAGGCGCGGTACGCCCGACACATTTCGCCGGAATGCTCACCGTGGTACTCAAACTGCTGCAGATCGTGCGTCCGGACCGGGCGTTCTTCGGCGAGAAGGACTACCAGCAACTGGTTCTCATCCGGCAGATGGTCGCCGACCTCAACGTCGATGTACGCATCGTCGGGGTGCCGACCGTGCGGGAAGCCGACGGTTTGGCGATGTCGTCGCGCAACCGCTATCTGAATCCCGAAGAGCGCGAACAGGCTTGCGCATTATCCTCGGCACTGTTGGCCGGTATGTACGCCGCATCGGGTGGGGTCGAGCCGGCACTGGATGCCGCACGCGCGGTGCTCGACGAAGTGCCTGCCATCGAGGTCGACTACCTCGAGGTGCGCGGTCCGCAGCTGGAGCCCGCGCCGTTGTACGGCCCGGCCCGCATGCTGATCGCCGCCCGCCTCGGCGGCACCCGGCTGCTGGACAACATCGCCATCGACCTGTCGACCAACGCGGCCCCGCCCGGTGTCGGTCACGATGAGAACAACGAAATCAGTTGGAGAAATTGA
- the panD gene encoding aspartate 1-decarboxylase, with protein MFRTMLKSKIHRATVTHADLHYVGSVTIDADLMEAADLLEGEQVTIVDIDNGNRLVTYAITGQRGSGVIGINGAAAHLVHPGDLVILIAYGTMDDAQAREYRPRIVFVDAENRQIDLGDDPAHIPDDVTGLLSPRAVR; from the coding sequence ATGTTCCGGACGATGTTGAAGTCCAAGATCCACCGGGCGACGGTGACGCATGCCGATCTGCACTATGTGGGCTCGGTGACCATCGACGCCGACCTGATGGAGGCGGCCGACCTGCTGGAGGGTGAGCAGGTCACCATCGTCGACATCGACAACGGCAACCGTCTGGTCACCTACGCCATCACCGGTCAGCGCGGCTCAGGGGTCATCGGAATCAACGGTGCGGCAGCTCATCTCGTACATCCCGGCGATCTCGTCATCCTGATCGCCTACGGAACCATGGACGACGCACAGGCCCGCGAGTACCGGCCGCGCATCGTGTTCGTCGACGCCGAAAATCGGCAGATCGACCTCGGTGACGACCCGGCGCACATTCCCGACGACGTCACCGGTCTGCTGTCGCCGCGGGCTGTGCGGTAG